A stretch of the Photobacterium sp. CCB-ST2H9 genome encodes the following:
- a CDS encoding aminodeoxychorismate/anthranilate synthase component II produces the protein MLLIIDNYDSFTYNLYQYFCELGAEVQVVRHDEIDLAGIEALSPTHLVISPGPCTPDDAGISLAAIEYFAGKLPILGVCLGHQAMAQVFGAKVVRARQVMHGKTSPVAHNNHSVFAGLNNPLTVTRYHSLVVKAETLPDCFEVTAWTERDGEPDEIMGIAHKTLPLEGVQFHPESILTEQGHQLLANFLRR, from the coding sequence ATGCTGTTGATCATTGATAATTACGACTCTTTTACCTACAACCTTTACCAGTACTTCTGCGAACTGGGGGCCGAGGTTCAGGTGGTCCGTCATGATGAAATTGATCTGGCCGGTATTGAAGCCCTGTCTCCAACCCATCTGGTGATTTCTCCCGGCCCGTGTACACCGGATGATGCCGGTATCTCTCTGGCTGCCATTGAATACTTTGCCGGAAAACTGCCGATTCTGGGCGTTTGTCTGGGCCATCAGGCCATGGCGCAGGTTTTTGGTGCCAAAGTCGTGCGCGCCCGTCAGGTCATGCACGGAAAAACCTCACCCGTAGCGCACAACAATCACAGTGTCTTTGCCGGGCTGAACAACCCGCTGACGGTCACCCGTTATCACTCGCTGGTGGTGAAGGCCGAGACCCTGCCGGACTGCTTTGAAGTGACGGCCTGGACCGAACGCGACGGCGAGCCGGATGAGATCATGGGAATTGCTCACAAAACCCTGCCGCTGGAAGGGGTGCAGTTCCACCCGGAAAGTATTCTCACAGAGCAGGGTCACCAGTTGCTGGCTAACTTCCTGCGTCGCTGA
- a CDS encoding phosphoglycolate phosphatase, translated as MKIDGIQFIAFDLDGTLLDSVPDLADAADKTMQALGLPGVTEAQTQTWIGNGAEILIGRALSQSIDLDPTLDPALHQQALVLFNRFYAEGGHKKTVLYDGVKHTLETLYQAGIPMAIVTNKPSQFVPHILEEYGIAQYFVDVIGGDTFPKKKPDPYALHWLMEKHCLSCSEMLMVGDSRNDILAAQAASCYVVGLTYGYNYGLPISDSNPDRVLNQFSQLLDVVSIA; from the coding sequence ATGAAGATTGACGGTATTCAGTTTATTGCGTTCGATCTGGACGGCACGTTGCTCGACAGTGTGCCGGATCTGGCCGATGCTGCGGATAAAACCATGCAGGCCTTGGGCCTGCCGGGTGTGACGGAAGCACAAACCCAGACCTGGATTGGTAACGGTGCAGAAATTCTGATTGGCCGTGCGCTGAGCCAGAGCATCGATCTCGATCCGACGCTGGACCCGGCGCTGCATCAGCAGGCGCTGGTCCTGTTTAATCGTTTTTATGCCGAAGGCGGCCATAAAAAGACGGTGCTGTATGATGGCGTGAAGCACACGCTGGAGACGCTGTATCAGGCCGGGATCCCAATGGCCATTGTCACCAACAAACCGTCTCAGTTTGTCCCGCATATCCTTGAAGAATATGGCATTGCCCAATATTTTGTCGATGTGATCGGCGGCGATACTTTCCCGAAGAAAAAGCCGGATCCGTACGCACTGCACTGGCTGATGGAAAAACATTGCCTGAGTTGCAGTGAGATGTTGATGGTCGGCGACTCCCGCAACGATATTCTGGCAGCCCAGGCGGCCTCGTGCTATGTTGTCGGCCTGACTTACGGCTACAACTATGGTCTGCCAATCAGCGACAGCAACCCGGACCGGGTACTGAATCAGTTCAGTCAGCTGCTGGATGTTGTGAGCATCGCCTGA
- the astA gene encoding arginine N-succinyltransferase, translated as MLVIRPITKADLPALMTCAEESGHGFTSLPVNEEILSKRIAHSVESFHKDVTEPGPEGYLMVAEDTETGEIAGTTALEAAVGLDNPFYTYHLSTLVHNSPHLDVHKVLKVLTFGNDYTGVSELCTLFLRPQWRQGLNGRLLSKCRFLMLAEHRQRFADTVIAEMRGVSDENGNSPFWEWLKEHFFSIEFTEADYLTGIGRKEFIADLMPKLPIYVNLLSKEAQAVIGQVHDNTRPALKLLEAEGFVNRGYVDLFDAGPTVECDLRHIESVRASQRCTVEIGEHHSSHNYIISNTSFAGFRATVGKVALDGERNLAIISPEMAKVLEVKNGDQVRLIAQ; from the coding sequence ATGCTGGTTATACGTCCCATTACAAAAGCTGATTTACCTGCACTGATGACGTGCGCCGAAGAATCAGGCCACGGTTTCACATCACTGCCGGTCAATGAGGAGATCCTCAGTAAGCGGATCGCTCATTCAGTCGAAAGCTTTCATAAAGACGTGACTGAACCTGGCCCGGAAGGCTACCTCATGGTGGCGGAAGACACTGAGACAGGTGAAATCGCCGGTACCACAGCCCTGGAAGCGGCCGTCGGTCTGGACAACCCGTTCTATACTTATCACCTCAGCACACTGGTCCATAACTCACCACATCTGGACGTGCACAAAGTGCTGAAGGTTCTGACATTTGGTAATGATTACACCGGTGTGAGTGAGCTGTGCACCCTGTTCCTGCGTCCGCAGTGGCGTCAGGGGCTGAATGGCAGACTGCTGTCCAAGTGCCGTTTCCTCATGCTGGCTGAGCACCGCCAGCGCTTTGCAGACACTGTGATTGCAGAAATGCGTGGCGTGTCCGATGAAAATGGCAACTCTCCGTTCTGGGAGTGGCTCAAAGAGCACTTTTTCTCCATTGAGTTTACGGAAGCAGACTACCTGACAGGGATTGGCCGGAAGGAGTTCATTGCAGATCTGATGCCGAAACTGCCGATTTACGTCAACCTGCTGAGCAAAGAAGCGCAGGCGGTGATCGGTCAGGTGCACGACAACACTCGTCCGGCACTGAAGCTGCTGGAAGCGGAAGGCTTCGTCAACCGTGGCTATGTGGATCTCTTTGATGCCGGCCCAACGGTTGAGTGCGATCTGCGCCATATCGAATCTGTCCGTGCATCTCAGCGTTGTACGGTCGAAATTGGTGAGCACCACAGCTCTCATAACTACATCATCAGTAATACCAGTTTTGCCGGATTCCGTGCCACGGTCGGTAAAGTTGCACTGGATGGTGAACGTAATCTGGCCATCATTTCTCCGGAAATGGCCAAGGTGTTAGAAGTGAAAAACGGGGATCAGGTTCGCCTGATCGCCCAATAA
- a CDS encoding aspartate aminotransferase family protein, with the protein MATEQKVGRQTFDEVMVPCYAPMQIIPVKGKGARVWDQDDREYIDFAGGIAVSCLGHCHPAMVSALKEQSEKIWHLSNVMTNEPALRLAKKLTEVSFAEKVFFANSGAEANEAALKLARRYAADKFGPEKDEIIAFKQGFHGRTFFTVTVGGQAAYSDGFGPKPQSVTHLPYNDLESLAAHISDRTCAVMMEPLQGEGGIVSPTNEFIQGVRELCDKHNALLIFDEVQTGNGRTGEFYAYQGLGVTPDILSTAKSLGGGFPIGAMLTTTELAQHLKIGTHGSTYGGNPLACAVAEAVVEEVTKPEVLAGVKEREQWFRDGIEKINAQYPIFSEVRGKGLLLGAALNEDWQGRARDVLLAAGEEGLMVLVAGTNVVRFTPSLVIEKADVEEGMARLERAIAKLYNK; encoded by the coding sequence ATGGCGACGGAACAAAAAGTAGGACGTCAAACCTTTGATGAGGTCATGGTACCTTGTTATGCCCCAATGCAAATCATCCCGGTGAAAGGGAAAGGTGCCCGTGTGTGGGACCAGGATGATCGTGAGTACATCGATTTCGCCGGTGGTATCGCGGTGAGCTGCTTGGGCCATTGCCATCCGGCTATGGTATCAGCGCTGAAAGAGCAGTCTGAGAAGATTTGGCACCTGAGTAACGTCATGACCAATGAGCCGGCACTGCGTCTGGCGAAAAAACTGACTGAAGTCAGCTTTGCTGAAAAAGTATTCTTTGCGAACTCCGGTGCAGAAGCGAACGAAGCTGCACTGAAACTGGCGCGTCGTTACGCGGCAGACAAATTCGGTCCTGAAAAAGACGAAATCATTGCCTTCAAACAAGGCTTCCACGGCCGTACGTTCTTCACCGTGACTGTCGGTGGTCAGGCGGCATACTCTGACGGCTTTGGTCCTAAGCCTCAGTCTGTCACTCACCTGCCTTACAACGATCTGGAATCGCTGGCTGCGCACATCTCTGACCGCACTTGTGCTGTCATGATGGAGCCGCTGCAGGGCGAAGGCGGTATCGTTTCTCCAACGAATGAATTCATTCAGGGCGTTCGCGAGCTGTGTGACAAACACAACGCGCTGCTGATCTTTGATGAAGTTCAGACGGGTAACGGTCGTACCGGTGAGTTCTACGCGTATCAGGGTCTGGGCGTTACGCCAGATATCCTGAGTACGGCGAAGTCTCTGGGCGGTGGTTTCCCGATTGGTGCCATGCTGACGACCACTGAACTGGCACAGCACCTGAAAATTGGTACACACGGTTCAACTTACGGCGGTAACCCGCTGGCATGTGCAGTAGCAGAAGCTGTGGTTGAAGAAGTGACCAAACCAGAAGTTCTGGCTGGCGTGAAAGAGCGTGAGCAGTGGTTCCGTGACGGCATTGAGAAAATCAATGCGCAATACCCAATCTTCTCTGAAGTGCGTGGTAAAGGTCTGCTGCTGGGTGCAGCGCTGAACGAAGACTGGCAGGGCCGTGCACGTGACGTGCTGCTGGCTGCCGGTGAAGAAGGCCTGATGGTTCTGGTTGCAGGCACCAACGTTGTGCGTTTCACACCATCATTGGTGATTGAGAAAGCCGATGTTGAAGAAGGGATGGCGCGTCTGGAACGTGCAATCGCGAAGCTTTACAACAAATAA
- the dam gene encoding adenine-specific DNA-methyltransferase, with translation MKKQRAFLKWAGGKFSLVEDIRRHLPPARKLVEPFVGAGSVFLNTDYDDYLLADINPDLINLYNVVKTEPERYINDAQGFFTPEYNQKGAYLAIREAFNKTQDPYQRSLYFLYLNRHGFNGLCRYNKKGGFNVPFGSYKKPYFPEAEMYFFAEKAKKATFICEGYHHTFSRARKGSVIYCDPPYAPLSTTANFTSYAGNGFSLDDQAALADVAESTATQRGIPVLISNHDTTLTRRLYHGADLSVVKVKRTISRNGSGRNKVDELLALFTPPQTD, from the coding sequence ATGAAAAAGCAGCGTGCCTTTCTGAAATGGGCCGGAGGGAAGTTTTCTCTGGTCGAGGATATCAGACGACATCTGCCACCTGCGCGTAAACTGGTTGAGCCTTTTGTCGGGGCGGGTTCTGTGTTTCTTAACACGGATTACGACGATTATCTGCTGGCAGATATCAACCCGGATCTGATCAATCTGTACAATGTGGTGAAAACTGAACCTGAGCGTTATATCAATGATGCGCAAGGTTTTTTCACCCCGGAATACAATCAGAAAGGCGCTTATCTGGCTATCCGGGAAGCTTTTAACAAGACTCAGGATCCTTACCAGCGCTCACTGTATTTTCTCTACCTGAACCGTCATGGCTTCAACGGCCTTTGCCGCTATAACAAAAAAGGCGGGTTCAATGTGCCGTTCGGCTCTTACAAGAAGCCATATTTCCCTGAAGCAGAGATGTACTTTTTTGCGGAAAAAGCCAAAAAAGCGACCTTCATCTGCGAAGGGTACCACCATACTTTTTCCCGGGCTCGTAAAGGCAGCGTGATTTATTGCGATCCTCCTTATGCGCCTTTGTCGACCACGGCTAATTTTACCTCTTATGCCGGGAACGGATTCAGTCTGGATGATCAGGCAGCCCTGGCCGATGTGGCTGAAAGTACGGCAACCCAGCGCGGTATTCCGGTGCTGATTTCCAATCACGACACCACACTGACCCGCCGCCTGTACCACGGCGCGGATTTGTCTGTGGTGAAAGTGAAACGGACGATCAGCCGCAACGGCAGCGGCCGGAATAAAGTCGACGAGCTGCTGGCGCTATTTACCCCGCCACAAACTGACTGA
- a CDS encoding ExeM/NucH family extracellular endonuclease, translating to MLRTQLLPLVAAMGLIPAHAMADTFSCDTQTLTPIYDIQGDGLKSPMVPDGQYTSNEAYYVRGVVTATTKSLYKGFFLQDAEGDGNPDTSDGIFVYTGNKVAADVEPGMTVCLKAKVKEHYDLTQLLAEQGNIVVEGQAAQPAPVAISLKAGEDLADAMERYEGMQVRLNADSALKVTRNFGFDYDSYRNNMVLSHGAPLVKPTQLHPAGSEAATALAAQNSRNQLFIDTDAKAPNGVIPYFPGLDAEQGYIRVGDTVVNLEGVIGYSYGEYRLLPTNTVSAADFIHADDRTAAPQDVPESQLKVASFNVLNFFTSDSDIGGALNAMCKDQADADSEKGCNRGAKTLDDFQLQRTKIVNALTAMNADIVGIMEMENNGFGSDSALANLVSTLNEQFTDPADHYSYITIQEADLNKGQFFGSDAIMVAMIYRPAKVEPAKAAEVIRMPEQHLAGTSPKGEEKQLDKYQRDSLMQAFVLKGIPGAKPLTVVVNHLKSKGSGCYEDWVSGEFDSDPADMQGHCNAFRVSAAMVLSDALKDVEGDLLVLGDMNAYAKEDPIRVLTDYDPAAAERKIMSASGTSVAGKVLHEQGVEAGKGAGLVNLATKGHDQLAYSYSYDGELGSLDHALASASLADKVAGIEEWHINSVESTLFEYSGKYSGNLAKSEGPYSASDHDPVVVSLRYPQPGNRGFQLTFKNKSFHPVYPVFNHWYWDSTQFWLMPGQQRRYREDNLFLNHVGIRAGDAVSLSVLAYGVFEIPCTYAPLRLTGRLKAVYNGESCRMKH from the coding sequence ATGTTGCGAACCCAACTTTTGCCTCTGGTCGCTGCGATGGGCCTGATCCCGGCGCACGCCATGGCAGACACTTTTAGCTGTGATACGCAAACCCTGACCCCGATCTATGACATTCAGGGCGACGGCCTGAAAAGTCCGATGGTTCCGGACGGCCAGTACACCAGTAATGAAGCGTACTATGTCCGGGGTGTGGTCACTGCCACGACCAAGAGCCTCTATAAGGGCTTTTTCCTGCAGGATGCCGAGGGTGATGGCAACCCGGACACCTCTGACGGTATCTTTGTTTACACCGGCAACAAGGTCGCAGCCGACGTTGAGCCGGGTATGACGGTTTGTCTGAAAGCTAAGGTTAAAGAACATTATGACCTGACCCAACTTCTGGCGGAGCAGGGAAATATCGTCGTGGAAGGGCAGGCGGCACAGCCTGCACCGGTTGCGATCAGTTTGAAAGCCGGTGAAGACCTGGCGGATGCGATGGAGCGCTACGAAGGCATGCAGGTTCGCCTGAATGCAGACAGCGCCCTGAAAGTCACCCGTAACTTTGGCTTTGACTACGACTCCTACCGCAACAACATGGTGCTGTCGCACGGCGCACCGCTGGTGAAACCGACCCAGCTCCATCCTGCCGGCAGTGAGGCTGCCACGGCACTGGCCGCGCAGAACAGCCGGAACCAGCTGTTCATTGATACCGACGCCAAGGCACCTAACGGTGTGATTCCTTACTTTCCGGGTCTGGATGCCGAGCAGGGCTACATCCGCGTCGGAGATACAGTTGTGAATCTTGAAGGTGTGATTGGTTACAGCTATGGTGAATACCGCCTGCTGCCAACTAACACGGTTTCAGCGGCAGATTTTATTCATGCGGATGACCGTACCGCGGCACCACAGGACGTTCCTGAGTCGCAGCTGAAAGTTGCCAGTTTCAACGTACTGAACTTCTTTACCAGTGACAGCGATATCGGCGGCGCGCTGAATGCGATGTGTAAAGACCAGGCCGATGCAGACTCAGAGAAAGGCTGTAACCGTGGTGCGAAAACCCTGGATGATTTCCAGCTGCAGCGCACCAAGATCGTGAATGCGCTGACGGCCATGAATGCGGATATCGTCGGCATCATGGAAATGGAAAACAACGGTTTCGGCAGCGACAGCGCTCTGGCGAATCTGGTGTCGACTCTGAACGAGCAGTTCACGGATCCGGCGGATCACTACAGCTACATCACCATTCAGGAAGCCGATCTGAACAAAGGTCAGTTCTTTGGCTCTGATGCCATTATGGTGGCGATGATTTACCGTCCGGCGAAGGTAGAACCAGCCAAAGCCGCTGAGGTGATCCGCATGCCGGAACAGCATCTGGCCGGTACCAGTCCGAAGGGTGAGGAAAAGCAACTGGACAAGTACCAGCGTGACAGCCTGATGCAGGCGTTCGTGCTGAAAGGGATTCCGGGCGCCAAACCGCTGACGGTGGTTGTGAACCACCTGAAATCCAAAGGCTCAGGCTGCTATGAAGATTGGGTGAGCGGTGAGTTTGACAGCGATCCGGCGGATATGCAGGGCCACTGTAATGCCTTCCGTGTGTCTGCGGCGATGGTGCTGTCTGACGCGCTGAAAGATGTTGAGGGCGACCTGCTGGTTCTGGGTGACATGAACGCCTACGCCAAAGAAGATCCAATCCGTGTGCTGACGGACTACGATCCGGCTGCGGCGGAGCGTAAGATCATGTCGGCGTCCGGCACCTCTGTTGCCGGGAAAGTCCTGCATGAGCAAGGTGTTGAAGCCGGAAAAGGTGCCGGTCTGGTGAATCTGGCCACCAAAGGTCATGACCAACTGGCTTATTCCTACAGCTACGACGGCGAGCTGGGCAGCCTGGACCATGCGCTGGCGAGTGCATCTCTGGCTGACAAAGTCGCGGGTATTGAAGAGTGGCACATCAACTCCGTTGAAAGCACCCTGTTTGAGTACTCAGGCAAGTACTCCGGCAATCTGGCTAAATCAGAAGGACCGTACTCCGCGTCTGACCATGATCCTGTGGTGGTGAGCTTGCGTTATCCGCAGCCGGGGAACCGTGGTTTCCAGCTGACCTTCAAGAACAAGAGTTTCCACCCGGTGTATCCGGTGTTCAACCACTGGTACTGGGACAGCACGCAGTTCTGGCTGATGCCGGGTCAGCAGCGCCGCTACCGTGAAGATAATCTGTTCCTGAACCATGTGGGCATTCGTGCCGGTGATGCGGTCAGCCTGAGTGTGCTGGCTTACGGGGTATTTGAAATTCCTTGTACTTATGCGCCACTGCGTCTGACCGGCCGTCTGAAGGCGGTTTATAACGGCGAATCTTGCCGAATGAAACATTAA
- the astD gene encoding succinylglutamate-semialdehyde dehydrogenase: MTQWIAGNWQAGQGDAMQSLNPFSGEVIWEGKSATAEQVEQAVASAREALTSWRKTSLAERQAIVERFAALVKDNSELIARTISEETGKPLWETRTEAGAMVGKIAISVRAYNERTGEREKDVAGTKAVLRHRPLGVMAVFGPYNFPGHLPNGHIVPALLAGNTVVFKPSDLTPKVAEETIKLWEQAGLPAGVINLVQGARATGEALAQSAGIDGLLFTGSANTGHILHRQFAGQPGKMLALEMGGNNPMVISKAYGDLKSTVYTIIQSAFISAGQRCTCARRLYVPEGAEGDALIAELIAATKAIKVDGPFAEPQPFMGPQISVVAADNIIAAQERLLSMGGEALLKAERGQGAIVTPGIVEVSKIAELPDEEYFGPLLQVARYQELPQAVEMANDTRYGLSAGLVSTDDSEWQYFIDHIRAGVVNRNRQLTGASGDAPFGGPGASGNLRPSAYYAADYCAYPMASMEGEATELPAQLSPGIQL; this comes from the coding sequence ATGACACAATGGATTGCAGGTAACTGGCAAGCCGGTCAGGGTGACGCGATGCAGTCGCTGAACCCATTCAGTGGTGAAGTGATCTGGGAAGGCAAGAGCGCAACCGCCGAGCAGGTTGAGCAGGCTGTTGCCAGCGCCCGTGAGGCTCTGACCAGCTGGCGCAAAACCAGCCTGGCTGAGCGTCAGGCCATTGTTGAGCGCTTTGCTGCCCTGGTCAAAGACAACAGCGAGCTCATTGCCCGCACGATCTCGGAAGAGACCGGTAAACCTCTGTGGGAAACCCGCACTGAAGCCGGTGCCATGGTTGGCAAGATTGCGATTTCTGTCCGTGCATATAACGAGCGGACCGGCGAGCGTGAAAAAGACGTGGCTGGTACCAAAGCGGTGCTGCGTCACCGTCCGCTGGGCGTGATGGCTGTTTTCGGTCCATACAACTTCCCGGGACACCTGCCGAACGGTCACATCGTTCCTGCACTGCTGGCCGGAAACACTGTGGTTTTCAAACCGTCTGATCTGACGCCGAAAGTAGCGGAAGAAACCATCAAACTGTGGGAACAGGCGGGTCTGCCTGCTGGTGTGATCAACCTGGTTCAGGGCGCACGCGCCACCGGTGAAGCACTGGCACAATCTGCCGGTATCGATGGCCTGCTGTTTACCGGCAGTGCGAATACCGGTCACATCCTGCATCGTCAGTTTGCCGGTCAGCCTGGCAAGATGCTGGCACTGGAAATGGGCGGGAACAACCCGATGGTGATCTCCAAAGCTTACGGCGATCTGAAATCGACGGTTTACACCATCATCCAGTCGGCGTTTATCAGTGCCGGTCAGCGTTGTACCTGTGCCCGTCGCCTGTATGTACCTGAAGGTGCTGAAGGGGATGCGCTGATTGCTGAACTGATTGCGGCAACCAAGGCCATCAAAGTTGACGGTCCGTTTGCTGAGCCACAGCCGTTTATGGGGCCGCAAATCTCTGTGGTCGCAGCCGATAACATCATTGCTGCGCAGGAACGTCTGCTGAGCATGGGTGGTGAAGCGCTGCTGAAAGCTGAGCGTGGTCAGGGTGCCATCGTGACTCCGGGTATTGTTGAAGTGAGCAAGATCGCCGAGCTGCCGGACGAAGAATATTTTGGTCCGTTGCTGCAGGTGGCACGTTATCAGGAGCTGCCTCAGGCTGTTGAGATGGCAAATGACACCCGCTATGGCCTGTCTGCCGGTCTGGTTTCGACTGACGACAGCGAGTGGCAGTACTTTATCGATCATATTCGCGCCGGTGTTGTGAACCGCAACCGTCAGCTGACGGGTGCCAGCGGTGATGCACCGTTCGGTGGTCCGGGTGCGTCCGGTAACCTGCGCCCAAGCGCTTACTACGCCGCGGACTACTGTGCGTATCCAATGGCATCCATGGAAGGAGAGGCAACCGAACTGCCTGCTCAGCTGTCTCCGGGGATCCAACTGTAA
- the trpS gene encoding tryptophan--tRNA ligase, with protein sequence MSKPIVFSGVQPSGELSIGNYMGALRQWEQMQDDYNCHYCVVDLHAITVRQDPTELREATLDALALCLAVGVSPEKSTLFVQSHAPEHAQLAWVLNCYTQMGELNRMTQFKDKSQRHSENINAGLFSYPVLMAADILLYGAHQVPVGNDQKQHLELARDIAIRFNNLYGDTFVVPEPYIPPVGARVMSLQDPLKKMSKSDDNRNNVIGLLEDPKIITKKIKRAVTDSEEPPRVLFDVDNKPGVSNLMGILSGVTGKSFADIEAEYTGKMYGHLKKDTAEAVVAMLEPLQARYKAYREDRAFLDQVMKTGAEKASAHAAQVLKKVFEAVGFVGRP encoded by the coding sequence ATGAGTAAACCCATTGTATTTAGTGGCGTACAGCCTTCCGGTGAGTTAAGTATTGGTAACTACATGGGTGCGCTGCGTCAGTGGGAGCAAATGCAGGATGATTATAACTGCCACTACTGTGTGGTAGACCTGCATGCAATTACCGTTCGACAGGATCCGACAGAGCTGCGCGAAGCAACCCTGGATGCGCTGGCACTGTGTCTGGCTGTTGGCGTCAGCCCTGAAAAGAGCACGCTCTTCGTTCAGTCTCATGCACCGGAGCATGCTCAGCTGGCCTGGGTTCTGAACTGCTATACCCAGATGGGTGAACTGAACCGGATGACTCAGTTTAAGGATAAGTCTCAGCGTCATTCTGAAAACATCAACGCCGGTCTGTTTTCTTATCCGGTCCTGATGGCGGCGGATATTTTGCTGTACGGTGCGCATCAGGTGCCGGTCGGCAACGATCAGAAGCAGCACCTGGAACTGGCCCGCGACATCGCGATCCGTTTCAACAACCTGTACGGCGATACGTTTGTGGTGCCTGAACCTTATATCCCGCCGGTGGGTGCCCGGGTGATGAGCCTGCAGGATCCGCTGAAGAAAATGTCCAAGTCGGACGATAACCGCAATAACGTGATTGGTTTGCTGGAAGATCCGAAAATCATTACCAAGAAGATCAAACGTGCGGTGACTGACTCGGAAGAGCCGCCGCGTGTGCTGTTTGATGTGGACAATAAGCCGGGTGTTTCGAACCTGATGGGGATCCTGTCTGGTGTAACCGGGAAGAGCTTTGCCGACATTGAAGCCGAATACACCGGTAAGATGTACGGTCACCTGAAGAAAGATACGGCGGAAGCCGTTGTTGCGATGCTGGAACCTCTGCAGGCGCGTTACAAAGCATACCGCGAAGACCGCGCTTTCCTGGATCAGGTGATGAAGACCGGTGCAGAGAAAGCGTCGGCTCATGCCGCTCAGGTTCTGAAGAAGGTGTTCGAAGCCGTCGGCTTTGTCGGCCGTCCTTAA
- the rpe gene encoding ribulose-phosphate 3-epimerase, translating into MTDFLIAPSILSADFARLGEDVEKVLAAGADVIHFDVMDNHYVPNLTFGAPICKALRDYGITAPIDVHLMVKPVDRIIPDFAKAGATMITIHAEATEHLDRSLQLIKEHGCQAGVVFNPATPLHYLDHVMDKLDMILLMSVNPGFGGQSFIPHTLEKLRQVRERIQASGREIRLEIDGGVKVDNIREIAEAGADMFVAGSAIFGQPDYKAVIDEMRAELAKVQRG; encoded by the coding sequence ATGACGGATTTTCTGATCGCTCCCTCCATTTTGTCTGCCGATTTTGCCCGTTTGGGTGAAGACGTTGAAAAGGTGCTGGCTGCAGGTGCAGACGTTATCCACTTTGATGTGATGGATAACCATTACGTACCGAATCTCACCTTTGGTGCGCCCATTTGTAAAGCGCTGCGTGACTATGGCATTACCGCACCCATTGATGTGCATCTGATGGTGAAGCCGGTGGATCGCATCATTCCTGACTTTGCCAAAGCCGGCGCGACCATGATTACGATTCATGCCGAGGCGACAGAGCATCTGGATCGCAGCCTGCAGCTGATTAAAGAACATGGCTGTCAGGCGGGTGTGGTCTTTAACCCGGCAACGCCGCTGCATTACCTGGATCATGTGATGGACAAACTGGACATGATTCTGCTGATGTCGGTGAACCCGGGTTTTGGCGGACAGTCATTTATTCCGCATACCCTGGAAAAACTGCGTCAGGTGCGCGAGCGTATTCAGGCGTCGGGGCGTGAGATCCGGCTGGAAATTGATGGCGGCGTGAAAGTCGACAATATCCGTGAAATTGCCGAAGCCGGGGCAGACATGTTCGTGGCCGGTTCTGCGATTTTTGGTCAGCCTGACTACAAAGCCGTGATTGATGAGATGCGTGCTGAACTGGCGAAGGTGCAGCGCGGATGA
- a CDS encoding DUF2970 domain-containing protein: MTQTPPAKKNNVFRSVAAALLGVQSDHNRRQDFNQPSALPFILAGLVVIVIFVAVLVGISQFVAG, translated from the coding sequence ATGACTCAGACACCTCCGGCAAAAAAAAACAATGTCTTTCGCAGTGTGGCTGCCGCCTTGCTCGGTGTGCAATCCGATCACAACCGGCGTCAGGATTTCAACCAGCCCAGTGCCCTGCCTTTTATCCTGGCAGGACTGGTGGTCATCGTGATTTTTGTGGCCGTTCTGGTTGGTATCAGTCAGTTTGTGGCGGGGTAA